One region of Cloacibacillus sp. An23 genomic DNA includes:
- a CDS encoding iron-containing alcohol dehydrogenase codes for MARFTLPRDLYHGKGALAELRSLKGKRAFVVVGGGSMKRFGFLDKAEQYLKEAGMEVRLYEGVESDPSVETVMRGAAAMREFQPDWIVAMGGGSPIDAAKAMWVFYEHPEVTFEQLCVPFSFPTLRTKARFCAIPSTSGTATEVTSFAVITDNAKGVKYPLADFNITPDVAIVDPELAETMPKKLTANTGMDAMTHAIESYVSTMHCEYTDPLALHAIELINANLVKSYNGDMAARAKMHDAQCLAGMAFSNALLGITHSMAHKTGAAFSGGHIVHGAANAMYLPKVIRFNAVEPEAAERYAQIARFIHLKGDTTEELVAALVNRINEMNAELNIPSRIKDYEGGIIDEKEFMEKLPHVAELAVGDACTGSNPRKITPEQMAELLKSCYFDKETVKK; via the coding sequence ATGGCAAGATTCACATTACCGCGCGATCTGTATCACGGAAAGGGAGCTCTCGCCGAGCTTCGCAGTCTTAAGGGCAAAAGGGCTTTCGTCGTTGTCGGCGGCGGAAGCATGAAGCGCTTCGGCTTCCTCGATAAAGCGGAGCAGTATCTTAAAGAGGCCGGCATGGAAGTGCGCCTTTACGAGGGAGTGGAGTCCGATCCGTCGGTCGAGACGGTCATGCGCGGCGCGGCGGCGATGCGCGAGTTCCAGCCGGACTGGATAGTCGCGATGGGCGGCGGTTCGCCGATAGACGCGGCGAAAGCGATGTGGGTCTTCTACGAGCATCCCGAAGTGACCTTCGAGCAGCTCTGCGTGCCCTTCAGCTTCCCGACGCTGCGCACGAAGGCGCGCTTCTGCGCTATCCCTTCGACCTCCGGCACAGCTACCGAGGTGACGTCGTTCGCGGTCATCACCGACAACGCGAAGGGCGTCAAATATCCGCTCGCCGACTTCAACATCACGCCGGACGTCGCCATCGTAGACCCGGAGCTTGCCGAGACGATGCCGAAGAAACTTACCGCCAACACCGGCATGGACGCGATGACCCACGCCATCGAGTCCTATGTCTCGACGATGCACTGCGAATACACCGACCCGCTCGCGCTGCACGCGATTGAGCTTATTAACGCGAACCTCGTCAAGTCCTACAACGGCGACATGGCGGCGCGCGCGAAGATGCACGACGCGCAGTGCCTGGCCGGCATGGCCTTCTCCAACGCGCTGCTCGGCATCACTCACTCGATGGCGCACAAGACCGGCGCGGCGTTCAGCGGCGGCCACATCGTACACGGCGCGGCGAACGCCATGTACCTGCCGAAGGTCATCCGCTTCAACGCCGTCGAGCCCGAGGCGGCGGAGCGCTACGCTCAGATAGCGCGCTTCATCCACCTCAAGGGCGATACGACGGAAGAACTCGTCGCGGCTCTCGTAAATCGCATCAACGAGATGAACGCCGAGCTGAATATACCGTCGCGCATCAAGGACTACGAGGGCGGCATAATAGACGAAAAAGAATTCATGGAGAAGCTGCCGCACGTCGCGGAGCTCGCGGTCGGCGACGCCTGCACCGGCTCCAACCCGCGCAAGATAACGCCGGAGCAGATGGCGGAGCTGCTGAAGAGCTGCTACTTCGACAAGGAGACCGTGAAAAAATAA
- a CDS encoding type II toxin-antitoxin system Phd/YefM family antitoxin has product MGITTVTSREFNQYAGEAKKAANNGPVFITDRGKPSHVLLSFEEYQRLTRSGRSIAEALAMPGVEDVEFEPPKASITAAEVDLPDVRA; this is encoded by the coding sequence ATGGGCATAACGACGGTGACAAGCAGAGAGTTTAACCAATATGCCGGAGAGGCGAAGAAAGCCGCTAACAACGGCCCCGTATTCATCACGGACAGGGGAAAGCCCTCACACGTGCTGCTGAGCTTCGAGGAATACCAAAGGCTGACGCGCAGCGGCCGCAGCATAGCGGAGGCTCTCGCTATGCCCGGCGTCGAAGATGTCGAATTTGAGCCTCCGAAAGCTTCGATAACAGCGGCGGAGGTCGATTTGCCCGATGTTCGTGCTTGA
- a CDS encoding efflux RND transporter periplasmic adaptor subunit yields MKIQKRPRFGKAAAITALLVAVTAAAWIYSRRETLFDKPADPSLLTPIVKTEIVRGDGTISSRIIQNMQIDARDRVELLPRVTGRLLSLSVKQGDRVKKGQIVATLEHEQQDALILSTMAQAASARADSEKAHAEMLNAKTELDRYSRLVKEGFSTQQQYDAVQTQYTSAEASYRAALAKERQYEAEEKRVKSEKNDYIIRAPIDGVVLDDYSLTPGAMISPSSPILDIADPRMLKATLRVPELKIFNVEVGMPVTLRFDALPGETFDGSVTRIDQYVDPATRTSAVEIALDNEKQAGGRLRPGMFGQAAIVEKEYKNSLTVPEGALHASEDGFYVYVVKDGKAEARRVTAGIRESGRVRIDEGLAAGDEVVVFGGNNLRDGEAVTVRN; encoded by the coding sequence ATGAAAATACAGAAACGCCCGCGATTCGGAAAGGCCGCGGCGATAACGGCGCTGCTAGTCGCGGTAACGGCGGCGGCCTGGATCTACAGCCGCAGGGAGACGCTCTTCGACAAGCCGGCGGACCCGTCGCTGCTGACGCCGATAGTGAAGACCGAGATAGTCAGAGGCGACGGCACGATATCGAGCCGCATAATCCAGAACATGCAGATAGACGCGCGCGACCGCGTCGAGCTGCTGCCGCGCGTCACGGGGCGGCTCCTCTCGCTCTCCGTCAAACAGGGCGACCGCGTCAAGAAAGGGCAGATAGTCGCGACGCTCGAACACGAGCAGCAGGACGCGCTGATACTCTCCACGATGGCGCAGGCCGCCTCCGCGCGCGCCGACAGCGAGAAGGCGCACGCCGAGATGCTCAACGCGAAGACGGAGCTCGACCGCTACAGCCGCCTCGTAAAAGAGGGCTTCAGCACGCAGCAGCAGTACGACGCCGTGCAGACGCAGTACACCAGCGCCGAAGCCTCCTACCGCGCCGCGCTTGCGAAGGAACGCCAGTACGAGGCCGAGGAGAAGCGCGTGAAGTCCGAGAAGAACGACTACATAATCCGCGCGCCGATAGACGGCGTCGTGCTCGACGACTACTCCTTGACGCCCGGCGCGATGATTTCTCCCTCGTCGCCGATACTCGACATCGCCGACCCGCGTATGCTGAAAGCGACGCTGCGCGTGCCCGAACTCAAAATATTCAACGTCGAGGTCGGGATGCCGGTGACGCTGCGCTTCGACGCGCTGCCCGGCGAGACCTTCGACGGCAGCGTGACGCGCATAGACCAGTACGTCGACCCCGCGACGCGCACGAGCGCCGTCGAAATTGCGCTCGACAACGAAAAGCAAGCCGGCGGCAGGCTGCGTCCCGGAATGTTCGGACAGGCCGCAATCGTCGAAAAGGAATACAAAAACTCGCTGACTGTGCCAGAGGGCGCGCTCCACGCGAGCGAGGACGGTTTTTACGTCTACGTCGTGAAGGATGGCAAAGCCGAGGCGCGCCGCGTGACTGCCGGCATCAGGGAGAGCGGGCGCGTGCGCATAGACGAAGGACTCGCCGCGGGCGACGAGGTCGTCGTCTTCGGCGGCAACAACCTGCGCGACGGAGAGGCCGTGACGGTCAGAAACTGA
- a CDS encoding YoaK family protein, with amino-acid sequence MTNAQSQTSDSYRVGILLAAAGGFLDAYTFLCRGHVFANAQTGNMVLLGVSLARGDLGGAGYYLLPITAFFAGILLAELVKESMRESRFIHWRQVIIAAEVLFLLCVAFTPSGEFYDMCANAAVSFICSLQVEAFRKVHGRAYATTMCTGNLRSATENLYKYRSTGDREKLRSSVEYFGIILFFIIGAAIGAVVTAAFSTKAALVPAAALAAVFVLMFREKL; translated from the coding sequence ATGACGAACGCCCAAAGCCAGACGTCCGACTCTTACCGCGTCGGGATACTGCTCGCCGCGGCGGGCGGCTTCCTCGACGCCTACACTTTTCTCTGCCGCGGCCACGTCTTCGCTAACGCGCAGACCGGCAACATGGTGCTGCTCGGCGTCAGCCTCGCGCGCGGCGACCTCGGCGGCGCGGGCTACTACCTGCTGCCGATAACCGCCTTCTTCGCGGGCATCCTGCTCGCGGAGCTCGTCAAGGAATCCATGCGCGAAAGCCGCTTTATACACTGGCGTCAGGTGATAATAGCCGCGGAAGTGCTCTTCCTGCTCTGCGTCGCCTTCACGCCATCCGGGGAATTTTACGACATGTGCGCCAACGCCGCCGTCTCGTTCATCTGCTCGCTGCAGGTCGAGGCCTTCCGCAAGGTCCACGGACGCGCCTACGCGACGACGATGTGTACCGGCAACCTGCGCAGCGCGACGGAAAACCTCTACAAATACCGCAGCACGGGCGACCGCGAGAAACTGCGCTCCAGCGTCGAATACTTCGGGATAATCCTCTTCTTCATAATCGGAGCAGCGATAGGCGCCGTCGTGACGGCGGCGTTCTCGACGAAAGCCGCCCTCGTCCCCGCCGCCGCGCTCGCCGCGGTGTTCGTCCTCATGTTCCGCGAAAAGCTCTAA
- a CDS encoding type II toxin-antitoxin system VapC family toxin, giving the protein MFVLDTNVVSELRKAAAGKADANVAAWAAEVDASELFISAITVMELEIGVMRIERRDEAQGALLRRWLETRVLPAFEERILPIDARVARRCARLHVPDMRSERDALIAATALTHRMAVVTRNTADFAATGVTLINPWLPRR; this is encoded by the coding sequence ATGTTCGTGCTTGATACTAACGTCGTCTCCGAGCTGCGCAAAGCTGCCGCCGGAAAGGCGGACGCAAACGTCGCGGCATGGGCGGCCGAAGTCGACGCTTCGGAGCTTTTCATATCGGCGATAACCGTCATGGAGCTTGAGATAGGCGTCATGCGGATAGAGCGGCGCGATGAAGCGCAGGGCGCCCTTCTGCGCCGGTGGCTTGAAACGCGCGTCCTGCCGGCATTTGAAGAAAGGATTCTTCCGATAGACGCCCGCGTCGCGCGCCGCTGCGCCAGGCTGCACGTTCCGGACATGCGTTCAGAACGCGACGCGCTCATAGCGGCTACGGCGCTGACGCACCGCATGGCCGTCGTCACCCGCAACACTGCGGACTTCGCCGCCACCGGAGTTACTCTTATAAATCCGTGGCTTCCGCGCCGGTAA
- the gpmA gene encoding 2,3-diphosphoglycerate-dependent phosphoglycerate mutase, with protein sequence MHKLVLIRHGESSWNKENRFTGWQDVPLSEKGLAEAKAAGELLKKEGYVFDKAYTSVLRRAIKTLWCVLEETDLMWIPVEKSWKLNERHYGALQGLNKAETAAKFGDAQVKIWRRSYATRPPLLDRSDERWPGNEARYASIPADELPLGECLADTVARVVPYWEDVIAPDIRAGKRIIIAAHGNSLRALVKYLDGVSEQDIVELNIPTGVPLVYELDGDLKPINHYYLGDAEAIAAAQAAVANQGKARQ encoded by the coding sequence ATGCACAAGCTTGTACTGATAAGACACGGCGAAAGCTCGTGGAATAAAGAGAACCGCTTCACGGGATGGCAGGACGTCCCGCTCTCGGAGAAGGGGCTCGCAGAGGCGAAGGCCGCGGGCGAGCTTTTGAAGAAAGAGGGCTACGTCTTCGACAAAGCCTACACGTCGGTGCTGCGCCGCGCGATAAAGACGCTATGGTGCGTGCTCGAGGAGACCGACCTGATGTGGATACCGGTCGAAAAGTCGTGGAAGCTCAACGAACGCCACTACGGCGCGCTGCAGGGGCTCAACAAGGCGGAGACCGCGGCGAAGTTCGGCGACGCGCAGGTGAAGATATGGCGGCGCAGCTACGCGACGCGCCCGCCGCTCCTCGACAGGAGCGACGAACGCTGGCCCGGCAACGAAGCGCGCTACGCCTCGATACCGGCGGACGAGCTTCCGCTCGGAGAGTGCCTCGCCGACACCGTCGCGCGCGTCGTGCCCTACTGGGAGGACGTCATAGCCCCGGACATCCGCGCGGGAAAGCGCATAATAATCGCGGCGCACGGCAACAGCCTGCGCGCGCTCGTGAAATACCTCGACGGAGTGTCTGAGCAGGACATCGTGGAGCTCAACATCCCGACCGGCGTGCCGCTCGTCTACGAGCTCGACGGCGATCTGAAGCCTATAAATCATTACTATCTCGGAGACGCCGAGGCGATAGCCGCGGCGCAGGCCGCAGTCGCGAATCAGGGAAAGGCGAGACAATAA
- a CDS encoding tyrosine-type recombinase/integrase, producing the protein MNFTIMTIEGYLQKLAEDERSAATIDKYRRDLLRFRDFLHGSKHLDKNAVLRWKESLIEAGYASSSINVMLAPVNGMLSFAGRPELRVKFLKRQRSAFRDERRELGRAEYIKLLKTARREKNDRLGLILETICSTGIRVSELAFVTVEAARAGRAELMLKGKCRRILFPAALVNKLLSYSARLGLTRGFIFKTKNGAPVSRNWIWKEMKKLGARAGVAASKVFPHNLRHLFAKIFYELDRDISKLADLLGHSSIETTRIYIATDGGEHRRQLNKMRLIM; encoded by the coding sequence ATGAATTTTACCATTATGACGATCGAAGGCTATCTGCAAAAGCTCGCGGAAGACGAGCGGAGCGCAGCGACGATAGACAAATACCGGCGCGACCTTCTCCGTTTCCGCGATTTTCTGCATGGAAGCAAACATCTGGATAAAAACGCCGTGCTGCGGTGGAAGGAATCGCTGATCGAAGCGGGGTACGCAAGTTCCTCGATAAACGTGATGCTCGCTCCGGTCAACGGGATGCTGTCGTTCGCCGGACGCCCGGAACTGCGCGTGAAGTTTCTGAAGCGCCAGCGCTCCGCTTTCCGGGACGAACGCCGCGAGCTCGGGCGCGCCGAATATATAAAGCTTCTCAAGACGGCTCGCAGAGAAAAAAACGACCGCCTCGGCCTTATCCTGGAAACTATATGTTCGACCGGCATACGGGTATCCGAACTGGCCTTCGTAACCGTAGAAGCGGCGCGCGCCGGACGGGCCGAGCTGATGCTCAAGGGCAAATGCCGGCGCATACTCTTCCCAGCCGCGCTCGTAAACAAGCTGCTGAGCTACTCCGCAAGGCTCGGGCTTACGCGCGGCTTCATATTCAAGACGAAGAACGGAGCGCCGGTGAGCCGTAACTGGATATGGAAAGAGATGAAAAAGTTGGGCGCGAGGGCCGGCGTGGCCGCGAGCAAAGTGTTCCCGCACAATCTGCGCCACCTTTTCGCGAAGATATTTTATGAACTCGACCGCGACATTTCAAAGCTCGCCGATCTTCTGGGACACAGCAGCATAGAGACGACGCGGATATATATCGCCACCGACGGCGGCGAACACCGGCGCCAACTAAATAAAATGAGGCTGATAATGTAA